The genomic window aatataatagcatagtataatgTTACTGTAAGTGAAAAAACACCACCTaatttcttatgagattttaggatTGTGTGAATGGTCGCATTTTCCTCTCATGTGGCCAAAACCCAACAGTGTGCCACTAGGCAAAATATGTGCTTTGATTTAAACTAAACACAGGTATGCTACAGCTGGTCAACACTATCTGCTCTAAAATTCACTCACTGTACATAATTCAAAACAACACtactcaagaagatctaaatgcataattccatgaaactgattgagatcaaatggttgGCATGCAGATGCTGCATGGATGTTTTACCAGTAAAACTTGATTGACAGTGAAAAATGTGAAGGGAGGGTGACCACAAACATTTGTGCGTAAAGTAGAGGTAAAGAAACACTTGAGCAGAATGTGATTCAGATCTTCAGCTCTGGGGACAAGGGATCCAGAGGGTGGGACGTGGGCGGGACGAGGTGGGATGGGGTGGTTACCTACGGATTCGCAGCTTCTgactttttttattttgtttctaTTTATCCTTTATTTGACCGGAGACGTGTCTCAGAGTAGTAGGAGTAcctatctaggatcagttttgtcttTTAGATTATAATAAATGGATCCTAGATCAGGATAatatacctgatcctagatcagcactcctactctgagacacttgataAATATGGGCCCAGGTCATCTCATTGGCTGTCTTCCTCTGTGTCCTCCTAACAGGGTTTCCTGCAGGACCTATTCCTCCAGCACAAAAATACCATATCCCCCAACAAACTGGAGGAGTACACCGACACCATGGTAACAACAAGCCCCTGCTCCTTTACTCTGTGCCTCCATCTGAGGACGCTTGAACTGTTGTCTCTCAAATGAGTATATGAGACCCTGTTCAATGGGCAATTCAATTTGGATGTAAAACAGAtttgtaatttaaatttattttctCTAAAAGGATGATTGGTGGAGAGTTATAcacttagtgtacaaaacattaggaacataaaatgaccaggtgaatccaggtgaaagcaatgATCGCTTATTGATTTCAAgtgttaaatacacttcaatcagtgtagatgaaggggaggagacaggttaaagaaggatttttatacCTTGAGACAATTtcaaacatggattgtgtatgtatgtcatttagagggtgaatgggcaaggcaaagatttcagtgcctttgaatggtgtatggtagtaggtgccaggcggacTGGTTTGTgtcaacgctgctgggtttttcacgctcagcaGTTTCCCgcgtgtatcaacaatggtccacaacccaaaggacatccagccaacttgacacaactgtgggaagcattggaaaccacatgggccagcatccctgtggaatgctttcgacagccttgtagtccatgcctgacgaattgaggctgttctgagggcaaaaggggatgcaactcaatattaggaagttatTCCTAATAATTTGTACACTCAGGGTACATTGTAACGCTACTATGCCATTCAGTGTAGATAAGGAGTGCACTAAATTAGTTATTTCTCATTGAAGTATGTCATTGGCTGTAATACTCTTGCCTATGAATCCCCTCAATAGTATTAGTAATTGGATGGTACTGGACTGTGATGGAGGGTGATCAGCTCTTTAAAGATTTTCAGATAAAGTGATGTGATTTTCACTGTTTAACCAGTGTCATTAATTGTGGACCATTAATTAATTACTCGAGACTgagagaaaatgtgtgtgtgcgcatgtgcgtgtgtgtgagtgagtgagcacTTTTATATATTAATGTCCTGTTTAGTTGAGTAAAATATGGTGTGCACAACATGGGAAATGCACTGCTATCATTTGATTTAGATTCTCTTTGGTACTGTTGTACAGTGTTACACATGACATGTCACCAAGTACAATGATCACCAAGTAAAATTCTGAGTATGTATAAATGTACtaaaaggtgattctgattcttaTGTGTATGTGCTTTGACAAAATGGCTAATGATTCTGATGCTTTTTTCTGTTTATTTTCCCAACAGATGAAGATGTTTGACAAAAACAACGATGGTAGGCTGGATTTGAATGACTTAGCCAGGTACTAATTATCAAGCAATTCCCTACATTGCTAGGTGGATCTTATTGTGTCTCTAATTGTTTGTGAATCACAGTGCCTAAATGTTTTCCTTCTCACAGAATCCTGGCTCTAAAAGAGAACTTCTTGCTGAAGTTTGACATGAATGTAAGTATAAAAATGTTTGATGAATTTTGCTGATAACTCGCAGTCAGATAAGACTTTAAGACATTGTCAATACACACTCCATCTTCAATTACTTACTATAGTCCTCATTGGCTTGAATTAGAGGAACTAAATTGTGGGCgttgtggtaccactctgtttcAGGCTTGCAGTCAAGAGGACCGGAAGAGGGACTTTGAGAAGATATTTGCTCACTATGATGTCGTAAGTCATTATACAGTATGTTTAGCCACAACATAACTGTCTTCAACTTCAATTGGGATTGTAAGGTTTATGGTGATAAGCATATTACATGAAATTGCAGTGCTGGTTATAATGACTTGTTGTGATTTTACTGATTCTTCATTGGCCTTAATTATACAAATATAATATCAGTAAAAATGGGCTGGATTGGAAGTGGATCAGTACAGGGGCGTAGGCACGGTGGGCCTGGGTGAAAccagacccacccactggggagccaagcCCACCCACTCAGATtgagcaaaaaataaaataaaatatatttgtttttaatATATGTTTTTATGCTATTTACTTGTCAGTGTTCCGAATGGGACATTATTTGTCTTTTTACCTAAACATGCAAACACCATCAGATATAATTCATAACAAGCTGTGCACTGGGTTAGTCAGATTTGATTGAAATATAACAGAATAGATGACctggaatgacattcactctcaTGGGATGGGTTGCcaaaaataactaactgaaagccacacccccaatAAGCCACGAATATGACTGCATTGAAGCACATGTCATtgtgcttctatggctatatgCACTATGCCACTGCCTATTTCATTTGCTCATTTGGCAAACAAGACAGCTCATAATCTTGTGCctttatcacagtcaacacacctatATTTTAACTTAAGAAATGCTAGATTTTCTCTCAGCCTTATGGCAGAAtatgtagaatagcatgagatgagctataaaactgcacattttcctctctgccccatggaaaaatgtgtagaattgcaggaaattaactttaaaacggcaacattttctctcagccttatggcaaaatgtgtagaatagcatgaaatTAGCTATACATTTCTGCAGGCCCACCCACCAATGAATTTCTCGCTACGCCACTGCATCAGTACTAAGATGTATTCACAGGACTTAATGCATATTAAAGATATAGTGCCAGGAATTCATTTATTTCATTGAGCCTCTTAATACCATTATTAACTGAAGTGGTGGTCCTGTTGCAGTGCCATGCTCCTCTGTGCTTCGTGATTGTGGATGTGTGATGTAGTACATTGTCCCATTATTGATCTAAATTCTAAGCAGAATCCTCTTTATAATCTCCCAAGGCACATCAGGTGGTTGTCTTCATCGCTTTCTCTGAAGTCagccattttgttgttgttgttgttgttgttgtttccagAGTAAGACGGGTGCTTTGGAGGGTCCGGAGGTGGACGGCTTTGTCAAAGACATGATGGAACTGgtcaaagtaaaaaataaagtgttTTGCTATACCCTAATCTTCAAATGTAGTTATGTTATATAAACGTATTATTAACTTATTGTAAATGATGGTCTCCGAATGGAGGCGTGGGTCCAGATCCCACTTACGACACCATGTTACTTTATATTTATATGGATGAAGCAAAGAGAATTGAGTCAAGTTAACAGTAGGTCCAACTGTATTAGACTGTGAAGGGTTTGAACTGTGATTGGTCTTGAGCTAATGGTTTGAATATGCTTCCTTTATACCCAACATAGCCCACCATTAGTGGAACGGACCTGGACAAGTTCCGCAAGGTCCTGCTGGGCCACTGTGACATGAACGGTGATGGAAAGATCCAGAAGAATGAACTGGCCCTGTGCCTCGGCCTGAAATACTCCAGTTAATAGTATTGGATTTAATACTCCACAGGAAGAATGACAGACATTTTCATTACCCTAGTTAGCACCACAGGCTAACCACTAACTCATTGATAGCATGCTGCAATGCCATAGCTCATAGCTTTTAGACAACCAAAGAGCATTGCATGATGGTTGGTTGAAAGGAAGTTGTTGCATAGAGTAGACCTGTTGGGGCTTTTGGGGAATTCATTTTGTGATGACTGAATCTTTGTTGATGACAATTATGATTAGCTTTGagaatgtggtgtgtgtgatccaTGCACGTGGCATGAATGTAGTGGTGATATAAGTATTTTGGGATTGAAGTTGTTTTGGGATATTTGTGGGATATATGTTGACTTTATTACCATGATGGCTGTATTTACTTTTCAGAACTGTGTTGTTTTTGATGTGCAAAAAATATGATGAAAATAACTGTCATTATGGTTTAACATTTCACCTCCTACTTTAAATGGTGTTGGTAGAGAACGTACTATCAAAGTAAACATGTAATACAATACAGTATGATATTATGAACAACAATCTCTGTGTCCCTGGGCATCTGCATGTTTCTCCATTCTGTAACAACAGTCTGCAGCCATAAGCACATACAGCTCTGTTATTGAACTAACGATCACTATTTATATAACCATAACTCATTTACTAGTACGTCTGGTGTATACCCATTGTATCAGAGCAGACAATGCTGTGAGCCTTGTGCACAACGGAAATATTGACAAACAGCTATGATGATGTCTGGGCTTTCATTCTCCATGAGCTCAGTCCTTTCATGTAATAATGGATTTTCACAGAGTTTCATAGCTTTAATGCTTGGTAACCAGAGCATTTCGAAAGCACAACAGACAAAATGCTATGGAAACTGATTGAACAGCAACTCAAAGCACCCATGAAAGAGATATACAAAGCAAACATGGTCGGTAGTAAGTAGACCAGTATGGCTTTAAAAGCTTTTCATGAGTTCATTGAGCACTGTGTTATTCTGTGAAACCATAGTGCACTGTTATTGTTGTCTAGTTGTAGGCTAATGTCATTGCTAAAAGCCCCACCAGATGCCTGCCTGACTAAGGCAAGTGAAGTGTCTCTAACTTAACAGTCACTCATGAGCAGGAAAATTACAAGAGAGTCATTACTGTGCCACTTGCTATGTCCTCTTTGAAACTCGCTGTGCCCTCTAAAATTCACGCCCATAATATGTATTTTCACTCTTAATTCAGTAGGAATAGATTAGTCATGGTACTCAACAATACATGCATTTTGTCTCTTCTCTTAAATCAGTGCTTGTCCTGAGTGAAGCTGAAGCTTTCAAAGCACTTAAAATAAAAATGTCAACAAATAGATATCAGTCATAGAGATACTTTCTCCTAAAATATATAAATCAAGTTACATAGACTGCTATTTAACTAGTCAGTTACCTGGCCTTGCCATTGTTAGAGAAGAGGTCATCAATTGAAAAATAAATCCAGTTCAGATATTTGAGATGTATTCATTAATGACCTCCTGGTTAATCACATTGTGGTTATGCCCTGTTCTAAAGGTGACCCATAGCGGTTTTGCATGTGCAACCAAAGATTGAAACCTTCAAATATCATGTCACAACCCATTCCCTGGATGGACCTTCCACCACGTTGCTAGACAAGATTGTAATAGATTGTAATGGGTGGAATGTAATCAATGGAACGGTAGCAAACACATACAACCAAAAGTTGTGTTCATAATTGTTTTTCCCCACTAGAAAAATGAACACACAACTTTAATTAGCATGTGCTTGATACTGTTctattcattccattccagccattacaatgagcccgtcctccccattgcGCCCTCTAGCCTCAGGgagtccattctctctcccccATTGCCGTTACAGGTGATTTCCCCCGTACAGCCGCCTGATTCCTGTTATTTCATCCAGCCCAGCCGGCACTGATGATAATGACAGTGTGTGCGCTCTGTCATTAGCTCCACCGGTTCTGTGTTTAAGGTGCCAATCCAGGGCCTCTTTTGGTTTTGCCAGCCTCCCCTTCTAACTAAGCCATTCTCCAATGTATCGGAAGCCTGTGCCAACACAGAGCAGCCGTAGAGGAAATGAACACAGCCTCTAATCAAGATGTCTGTACCAAGGGATGCTGGGAGGATTATTGGCACAGACTTGGAGTTGAGAGGAAAGAGGGGGATGCCAAAAGAGGGGTGCTGGTTGCGGGCTCTGCAGCTGAGCCACATAAGAAACAGAGTTGGTGGGGTCTGATGGCTAAATGAAAGACTATATAATACTCGCTGATAGCCTATAGCTTGGAGTTAATAATGTGCCCTTAGATTCTCTGTGGTTCACAATGAAACCCCTCCTTGTCACATGATTGTTGGACTATTGCCAGGGTCCTGTTTGTATGTGAAGATGCTCCAAAACTATTCAAacctgtccaataagaaatgtttcatgttgcaaaacatttttgctACAGTGTGTGTTAATGAACAGAACCATGTGTTGGGATACTGACTTGCAGAGGGTAGTCTGAGTGTACATTGATCACACATTTCCTGCTGTGAGATAAGTTGAATTATCTGTCTGAGTCATACACTatagttatacactgagtgtacaaaacattaaggacacctgctctttccatgacatagactgaccaggtgaatccaggagaaagctatgatcccttattgctgtcacttgttaaatccacttcaatcagtgtagaggaaggggaggggacaggttaaagaaggattcatgttttgtacaatcagtgtagTACCTGTATGTACTAATAATACTTTTTAAAAGCTGGGAGTGAAAGTATCATCAGACACAAAATGGAGTAAATAAATGTTATCACACCTGGCTTGATggtatgaaacatgggacctcCAGTAAAAAGTGTTATTTTCTAGTCACAGAACTTGACTGTGAATAATAGAATATTCAACAGTCCTTGAGGCTGAGATGCAGTAAATAGCAGACTACTAGGTAGATGGTGTtaattttattgcattacatattCCTGAGCGAACTAGCTATATACTTTCCTTATTCAATTACATTCACCAAATTTCTGATTTCTCAGCCACAATGTGTTTTCATTGTCAATATTGCATGCCTAATGTGATTGATTGTGAGGAAAATAAAGTAGCTCTTGTAGCCTATGCCATTTTTGCAGTCATAGGAGGACCTCTAGTGGTAGTCTGTGGTACACTTCAATTAGTACCTACCTTCACCCATAACTAGTTAGATCcacaacccttaccctaaccctagcttcatgtgcacatcccagttcaaccctaaccctagcctcaaccacaaccacaaccacaacccttGGTTTATCCTACTTTATCCTACTTTGTATCCTACTTTTCTCTTTGGATCCATAAGGTGCTAAAGCTCAGCTCTACCTGGCTCTCTCTTTGACACTAGGTGCAGGATGTCGGCTCTGGGTAGCTCTGGCTCAGTTTAACCACTGATCCTCACCCCATTGATGACATGATCAGATTGGGGACATCAATACGGTGAAAACCTTTTTGGGGACTTTAGCTTATTCTTATTTTGTTATAGAAACATGGCGctctccgcaccttagcacacatgcactcactcaagcacacacatacactcatcctgaaactggctctcatgaggaccgccacaggaatggaagacccagagttacctctgctgcagaggataagttcattagagttaccagcctcagaaattgcagcccaaataaatgcttcacagagttcaagtaacatctcaacatcaactgttcagaggacactgtgtgaatcaggccttcatggtt from Coregonus clupeaformis isolate EN_2021a chromosome 17, ASM2061545v1, whole genome shotgun sequence includes these protein-coding regions:
- the LOC121585583 gene encoding secretagogin-like, whose translation is MDSAFDNLDAAGFLHIWQHFDVDNNGYIEGKELDDFFRHMMKKLGMSDEITDDKVRRMKERFMSAYDTTADGRLQIQELATMMLPEEENFLLLFRRETPLDNSVEFMRIWRNYDADSSGYISAIELKGFLQDLFLQHKNTISPNKLEEYTDTMMKMFDKNNDGRLDLNDLARILALKENFLLKFDMNACSQEDRKRDFEKIFAHYDVSKTGALEGPEVDGFVKDMMELVKPTISGTDLDKFRKVLLGHCDMNGDGKIQKNELALCLGLKYSS